In the Ruania zhangjianzhongii genome, GACGGTAGCCTGTGGATCGAACGGCCGGAATGGCTCGCCGCGGCTCTCGATGCTGAGGGTGTTAGGCGGCGGTACTGGTCCAAGGTCTACGCGCCCTCCCCCGAAGGGTGCTGGTACTGGACCGGTGCCGTCAGCGGCAAGGGCCACGGCCGGTTCTGGATCGGTAACGGGCACGTGATCATCGCCCACCGGTTCGCCTACGCCCTCGCACACCCAGGCTCGACGTTGCCCGCGGTGGTCGCCCACGAGTGTGACAATCCGCTCTGTCAGAATCCCGGTACAGGTCACCTGCACGCCTCCACACACGCCGAAAACCGGGCCGAGTGGTCGCAACGGCGCTTCACGATCGCCAGCCCACTACGCGATGCCCGCGGCTCCCTCGGCCGCGCGATTGCCCTGCGGGGCGCCGCCCGCAGGCGGGCTCAGCTGGACGCTACCGCGGCCGCCGGCCTACGCCCCCTCGACCGCGATCAGCCGCCGCTGTGGTGAGGGCCCGTAATGAGCCACAGGCCCTCCGAGTGGCGACCGTCCGCCGGCGGGGCCTGACGGCACGCCACATAGGCTCCGGCTGCATCCAGGCACGCCGTGCGGATGGCATCGCTCGCGCCGTGGGTTAGAGGTGTGGGCCTTCTTGTGCCGGGCTGGGCTGGCGCTGTGGGGTCAGCTCCTCCTCGTGAGCGTCTGGTTCGCTGGTGCGGTCACGTAGCCGGCGGAGGCTCTCGTGGGTGGTCTCGCGGGTCTCCTGGGTGGGTGTGGCGGTCTGCGCGGCGCGGTCGCGTAGTCGTCGGAGTCGCTCGCGGGTCCTGTCGTGGGCGTCTCGCTCTCGCCGGGCTCGGGTGGATCTTGGAGTGCGGGCGTGTCGGTGGGTTCTTGGCCGGCCAGGCGTTGGTTGATCCGCGCGGCGTGCGCGCGGGCGAGGTCGAGCTCGTCGGCGAACGGGAAGAGGGCTCCGAGCCGTGCGTCGGCTTGTGAGATGGTCTTGTGTGCCTGGTCGAGCTCGCTGTTGACGGTGGCGTGGGTGTGGGGGATGGCTGTGACCTTGTTCTCCAGCTGCCTGATGATGCCGAGGTTGGGGCTGAGGGCGTTCTCGGCCAGATGTGTGCTTGCTGATCGGGGTACGTCCTGGAGGCTGAGTTCGTAGCCGTTGTGGAAGTGGCTGCTGATGCGTTCGGCTATGACGGTCTGCCCGCCGATCGTGGCGAGGTCGGTTGCTCCGCGGCCGGGGGTGGGGCCTGATTCCCTGAGGGTTGTGGCGAGGGCTTCGGCGGCGTCGGCGCGTCTGGTGTAGGGGGTGCCGGCCACGGTCATGTGGAAGTTCTCGCCGCTGGTGTCGATGCTGCGTGCCTGCGCGGCCTGGAGGGCTTCGGCGTGGTGTTGGAGGGTGTCGATGGCGTCGGAGGCCATGCGCCGGTTGTACTCCAGGGTGGTTTGGGCGCGGTGGTGGGCGCGTTCCTGGCGGGTGAGCTTCTCGACCTTGGCGTCGATCTCGGCCTTCTCCAGCAGGAGGGGGTTGCCGGAGGCGATGGCCTTGGCTTCGGTGGCCGACAGGGCGGTGTCACCGATGTCTTCGATCTCGCGCATGTCCAGGCGCCCGCGCATCAGCTGGGCGATGAACTTGGCCTTGCGGGCCACTGTCTGCCAGGTGTAGGCGTCGAATGATCCCTCGACCACGTACCGGTACAGGGCGACTTCCTCGTTCTGGTTGCCCTGGCGGATGGCGCGGCCGTCGCGTTGCTCGACGTCGGCCGGGCGCCAGGGACAATCGATGTGGTGCAGCGCGCTGACGCGGTCCTGGACGTTGGTGCCCATTCCCATCTTCTTGGTCGATCCCATGAGCACGGCGACGTGCCCACTGCGGGCGGCCGCGAACAGGCGGGCTTTCTCGGAGTCGTTCTTGGCCTCGTGCATGAAGCGGATCTGACCGGCGGGCATGCCGCGGTCGATGAGCTTGGACTTGAGTTCGTGGTAGGCGTCCCAGTGCTCATCTGATGGGGTGCCCAGGTCGCAGAAGACCAGCTGGAGGCTTCCCGGCAGCGGGCTTGGGTTTCCGTCGGCGGCGAGGTACTGGTTGGCGGCGTTGGCCTGCCAGTGGGTGGTGATGGTGTCGGCGACGGCGTCGAGCTTGACCGGCCCTGTGGGCTCCTCTGCGCCGTCGAGGAGGCGTAGGTCGAGGGCCGCGGCTCGCCCGTCGGTGCTGACCTTGAGCATGTTGTCGGTCTCGCGGTCCACCAGGCGCTGGGCGATGGCGTCGGCGCGATCGGCGATGTGCTCGATGTAGGCCTGCAGCTCGTTGGTGGGTTGGATGAGAACGGTCTCGGCGGCGCGTTGCCCGTCGCTGGCTCTGGCCGTGATCGCCGGGGTGGGCAGGTTGAGGTCCTCGGCGGTCTTGACGTCGGCGAAGGTGTGCCACAGGCGTAGCAGCTCGGGGACGTTCTGGAACCGGGAAAAACCTGGTCTTCTGTCGGAAGTCGCCGGCCGCGTCCCATCTTCGATCTCGGTGAGGTCTGGCCGAAGGTGGCCGCCCACCCGTCGAAGCTGGTCACTCCCGCCTTCTCCAGCAGGTCGGGCGTAGATACCGCTGAGTGACGTAGGCCTCGGTGATGGAGTTGGCCAGCGGCGTGGCGGTGGCCAACGTCGCCACGCGCTTGCCGTGCCGGGAGCGCAGATACTCCAGCTTCATGTGCAGGTCCGAGGCCTGGTCGCTCCCGGCGATGTTGGCGTCGGGGATGCTGGACTCGGTCATGAGGGTTCTTGAATCGTGCGCCCTCATCGACGAGCAGGTAGTCGATGCTGTGTCCTCGAGAGGTGATGCCTGGGTCTCGGGGAGCGTCGAGCTTCTTCTTCTATGTATTCCTCTTTGCGCAGGATCAGCTTCTCGATGCGCTTCACGCTCAGATCGGCGCCTTGCTCACGGGCGTGCTCCAGGCTCGCGCGCAGCTGCCAGTTCGCGGTCGATGTACTCGGCTGCCGTCTGGGGTGAGGTCCCGATGCGCTTGAAGGCGCCGTGTGTGAGCACGATCGCGTCCAGTCGTTGGCGGCGGCTCGTGCGACGAACATGCGGCGTCGTTCCCGGTCAGGTCACTGCTGGAGGCGGCCAGGATGCGTGCTGGGGTAGGCCTGGAGCCACTCGCGGGTGAACTGCTCGAGCATGTGGTTGGGCACGATCGCTGCGGGTTTGCGGACGAGTCCCATCCGTCGCATCTCGTGGGCGCCGACCACCATCTCGAGGGTCTTGCCTGCGCCGACCTGATGGAACAGGCCGGTGGCCGGCTCGGCGATCATGCGGGCCACGCCGCGCGCTGGTGCGGGCGCAGAGAGAGTGTCTCGGACAGTCCCGGCAGGCTCAGGTAGTCACCTGCCTGGTCGTAGTCGCGCAGTCTGATTCGCGTTGAAGCGGCGGTTGTAGTCGGCGGCTAGTGCGCTGGCGCGCTCGGGCTCATCCCATACCCACTCGCTGAACTGCTCCTGCAGCTGCTGTGCCTTGACCTGGGCGGCCTCGGTCTCGACCGGGTTGAGAACGTAGCGCTTCGTGCCATCGTCGGCGTCAACACGGTCATGGACGAGGACCGGTGACTGGGCCATCAGCTGCTCAGCGATCCGGCCGGCGCTCTTGCGCTCGGTGCCCCATTCCTCGGTGGCGGCCAGGCCGTGGTCGCCGCCGCGGACCTTCCACTGTCCCGGCAGGGGGTTCTCGACCCGGACGTAGCGGTCGTCCAGCAGTTCGGCCAGGAATGCTGGTGGACCTCCGGGGGGATCCACACCGCGCCCAGGCGTGCGCTGATCTCCTCCGGTCCCAGGGGCTCGGGCAGCACCTCCTGAAGGGCCTCGACGTTGGCCGATACTGCGGGTCCTTCTCGGCGGCCTCGCGGGCGTGGTCGAGTTTGGTGTAGATGTCCCGGAGAGGTAGTCGGGAGCATGGACGAGCTCGCCGGTGGCGGGGTCGTCATAGGCCAGCGTGCCTAGGGCCGCGCGTGCGGCGCGCGGGTCGGTGCGCAGCAGGTCGGCGATCCGCTCCAGGTCCAGGCGCCCGCTCTCGTCGAGGCTCAGCGCGATCGCCTCGGCCGGGCTCTCGCTCCCTGGACCTGCGGCCGGGGCGCGAGGGCGCGCTCGGTCAGGAACGTGGCCGGGTTGGCGCTCTGGTCGGCATCCTCGAAGTTCTCCAGCGCCATCACCAGAGCGTGGTGTGGGTCGGTCTTGAAGGTGTGCATCACCGGTGGCCGGTGGCGGGCCATGCTCTCCTCGCCGAGCACCAGCTCGCCCGCTTCGTCGCGGATGGGTTCGCCGGTGGCCTCATCCAGCACCTTCTCGAACCTGCCGGTGCGGCGCAGCTCGTACCGGTTCAACGGGCCGTACTCGCCGACGTAGGCGTCATAGGCTGCGTGCAGCTCCTGTCGCTGCTGCTGCAGTACGGGCGTGTCCTGTGCCTCGCCAGCTTCGGCTTCCAACAAGTTCCGGGCCTGGTCGCGCAGTCCGATCAGGGCCCGTAGCTCGCGTGTCTGGGTCTGTGGCACGGCCAACGGCTCGAGCATGGCGTTCTTGACCACATGGAACTCCCCCGGCCGTTCGCCGAGGAGGATGGTGCCGTCCCAACGCTGGCCCTCGGGGGCGAGCACTGCGGTGCTGGGTGTGGCCTGTGGTCCGTCCGCGCGCTCGGTCACCGTCAGGTCCTGCTGGTGGCCTGCGCGAGGAGGCCGGCCAGCCGCTCTGCCATGAGCAGGTGCGTGGGCTCGGCCTTGTCGGGCTGCACTTGCAGGGTGTCCTGGCCGTACATGCCCTGTCCGAGGGTGCAACTGTCCTAGGACGAGCTCAGGGTTCAGTTGCCAGTAGGTGTTGATCTTGACCTGCTGGCATCGACGGCACCGGGGTGACCGTCTCCCATGAGGTGTCGCGTTTGGGTTCGCCAGGCATCCGGCGGCGAAGGATCACCAGGTCGGTGACCGCCTCGGTCCCGGCCGCTCGTTGATGAGCCCCGGTGGGCAGGCGTACTGCTCCGACCAGATCGCCCATGGCGTTCATCTCCCGCCGGGCGGCCGGGTTGGTGGCATCCATCGTGTAGCGAGAGGTCAGCACGGCCACTACCCCGCCGGGCCGGGTCAGCGCCAGGGCCTTGATGATGAAGTAGTTGTGCATCGAGTGCCGGCCGGGGTTGAACTCCGGGTCGTGCAGGACGATATCCCCGAAGGGCACATTGCCCACAACGGCGTCTGCCACGCCGCGGGGCAAGCGCGTGTCAGCGAAGGACTCGGTGCGCACGGCGGCCTCGGGGTACAGGCCGCGCGCGATCGTCGCCGAGATGGGGTCGAGCTCGATCCCGGTCATCTTGACCCCTGCGGGTGCCATGCCGATGAAGGTGCCCGAGCCAGCGCCCGGCTCGAGCACCTCCCCCGCGGTAAGCCCCAAGCCGGCGACCGCCGTCCAGATCTCGCGGACATAGGCCGGATCGGTGTAGTGGGCGTTCAGGGTCGTGCGGCGCGCGGCCGCCCACTCATCGGCACTGAGTAGCCCGCGCAACTGCTCGCGCTCGTTCTCCCATTCACCGTTGCTTTCATCGAAGACCTGCGGTATCGCTCCCCAACTCGACCAACGCGCCATCACCTGCTGTTCTGCCGCCGTGGCTGGCCGGCGGTCGCGCTCGAGGCGCTTGGCGAACTCGATCGCTGCGATATTGGCCCGGAACCGTGCTCGAGGACTCGCGGGCGCGAGGTCTTCCTGACTCTCCGGCCGGAAGCTGGCTCCGACTACTGCGCCGGCCCTAGTTCCTGTAGCTGCAGAATGCGGTCGCGAACCTCCGCCTCGCTCATCTGTTGCGGGTCCACGGCCTCGATCAGGGGCCGAAGCTTGTGCAGGTAGGTCAGCTGGTCCTGCTGCTCCTGGCTCAGGATCGGCTCCGGCCAGCCCTCCATCTCGGCCAGGTTCTGCGCCTGGTCGTTGATGTGGTCGATCAGCCTCGGAATGTCGGACGGGCTCGGCAACTGCGCCAGCAACTCCTCCAGCTCCTCGGTCAGGTCGGTCTCGACCTGGACCGAGTACACCTGATCGGTCAGGGCTACCTCCTCGGCCTGGCGCCGAATCGCCTTGAGCTGTCCCGCCTTCTCCAGATATGGCAGGTCCGCCGGCAGCTCCGCCTCCAACCGGCTCGCGGCCCCCTCCACCTGGGCCGCTATCGACTCCCCCACCTGGGTGAAGTAGGTCTGGGGGTCCTCCAGTGCCGCGTACCGGGCCGGTGCGTGCTTCATCCAGTGATCGCGCGCCATCATCCCGTACCTGTTCATCGGGCCTCCCAGCATCGAATAGGGTGCCTTGCTCAGCAAGGGCGGTCTCTGCGGGCGTAGGAGGGGCCCATCGGGCCTCATCGACTCGCGCGTCGGCCTCTGCCTCGCTGAGAGCCCAAAGGTCGAGCGACTGTTGCCCATCGATCTCGCGTCGTCGCGCCATGCCACCCTTCCTGTCCCCAGACAGCGACAGGCTAGCAACACCCGCGACCGCGGCTGATCGTATCTACAGCACCTCATCGGG is a window encoding:
- a CDS encoding helicase-related protein — translated: MGGHLRPDLTEIEDGTRPATSDRRPGFSRFQNVPELLRLWHTFADVKTAEDLNLPTPAITARASDGQRAAETVLIQPTNELQAYIEHIADRADAIAQRLVDRETDNMLKVSTDGRAAALDLRLLDGAEEPTGPVKLDAVADTITTHWQANAANQYLAADGNPSPLPGSLQLVFCDLGTPSDEHWDAYHELKSKLIDRGMPAGQIRFMHEAKNDSEKARLFAAARSGHVAVLMGSTKKMGMGTNVQDRVSALHHIDCPWRPADVEQRDGRAIRQGNQNEEVALYRYVVEGSFDAYTWQTVARKAKFIAQLMRGRLDMREIEDIGDTALSATEAKAIASGNPLLLEKAEIDAKVEKLTRQERAHHRAQTTLEYNRRMASDAIDTLQHHAEALQAAQARSIDTSGENFHMTVAGTPYTRRADAAEALATTLRESGPTPGRGATDLATIGGQTVIAERISSHFHNGYELSLQDVPRSASTHLAENALSPNLGIIRQLENKVTAIPHTHATVNSELDQAHKTISQADARLGALFPFADELDLARAHAARINQRLAGQEPTDTPALQDPPEPGESETPTTGPASDSDDYATAPRRPPHPPRRPARPPTRASAGYVTAPANQTLTRRS
- a CDS encoding DEAD/DEAH box helicase yields the protein MIAEPATGLFHQVGAGKTLEMVVGAHEMRRMGLVRKPAAIVPNHMLEQFTREWLQAYPSTHPGRLQQ